One genomic region from Thermoleptolyngbya sichuanensis A183 encodes:
- a CDS encoding valine--tRNA ligase produces the protein MTATIPNLPSQYDAAIAEPKWQRYWEERQVFKADPNAPGEPYCIVIPPPNVTGSLHMGHAFEHALIDVLVRYHRMIGRNTLWLPGTDHASIAVQTLLEKELRQQGKTRYDVGREAFLKRAWEWKEESGGTIVGQLRRLGLSVDWSRERFTMDEGLSRAVLHSFKQLYDEGLIYRGQYMVNWCPASQSAVSDLEVENQEVNGHLWHFRYPLTDGSGFVEVATTRPETMLGDTAVAVNPGDTRYQHLLGKTIRLPITGREIPIIADDYVDASFGTGAVKITPAHDPNDFEMGKRHNLPFINVMNKDGTMNEVAGPFQGLDRFEARKQVVQRLQDEGFLVKVEDYKTTVPYSDRGKVPIEPLLSTQWFVKIRPLADAALDRLDNYNEPEFIPERWKKVYRDWLVSLRDWCISRQLWWGHQIPAYYAVSETGGEITDDTPFVVAMSEDEARSHLLARYGDSVQIQQDPDVLDTWFSSGLWPFSTMGWPDQTTDLATYYPTTTLVTGFDIIFFWVARMTMMAQHFTGKMPFQYVYIHGLVRDENNKKMSKSANNGIDPLLLINKYGTDALRYTLVKEVVGAGQDIRLEYNRKTDESPSVEASRNFTNKLWNASRFVMMNLDGQTPAQLGEPGSEGLEMSDRWILSRYHQTIQQTRHQIDNFGLGEAAKGLYEFIWGDFCDWYIELVKSRLQDTSAGDRRRAAQQTLATVLEGTLRLLHPFMPHVTEEIWHTLTQTGEEATLALQPYPVADPQRINSNLEDQFGLIFDTIRTVRNLRAEADIKPGVKIRTVLQTDNAQERAILTAGQTYIKDLAKIESLSIPEPVSVPTTPSDSLPAPNEFEAEALHLAQEAAEAAYKAVEGVNFGSLERYRKLIVTLGLVVALVLVSRTLLATVHSLNGLILVTPLLKLLGFGYTIWFAIRYLSTSQKRREFGELVNRVVTDILGEASPSDARPTMPKIPSPQSTKPLPVPQVQEVPTPPGGTPQAMVGVVRTVQVSVPLAGVVDVAALRAKLEKNLAKTTAEAESLRSRLSNANFVDRAPAEVVQGVRDALAEAETQAAILRDRLSRL, from the coding sequence ATGACTGCGACTATCCCCAACTTGCCCAGCCAATACGACGCTGCGATCGCCGAACCCAAATGGCAACGATATTGGGAAGAGCGGCAAGTTTTTAAGGCAGACCCCAACGCTCCGGGCGAGCCATACTGCATTGTGATTCCGCCGCCCAACGTGACGGGCAGCCTGCACATGGGCCATGCGTTTGAACACGCGCTGATCGATGTGCTGGTGCGCTATCACCGCATGATCGGTCGCAACACACTCTGGCTCCCTGGCACCGATCACGCCAGCATCGCCGTGCAAACGCTTTTGGAAAAGGAACTGCGACAGCAGGGCAAAACCCGCTACGATGTGGGGCGCGAGGCGTTCCTCAAACGCGCCTGGGAATGGAAAGAAGAATCCGGCGGCACCATCGTCGGACAACTTCGCCGCCTGGGGCTGTCGGTAGACTGGAGCCGCGAGCGCTTCACGATGGATGAGGGTCTGTCTAGGGCGGTGCTGCATTCCTTTAAGCAGCTTTATGACGAGGGCTTGATCTATCGCGGGCAGTATATGGTGAACTGGTGCCCCGCCAGCCAGTCTGCGGTGTCGGATCTGGAGGTGGAAAACCAGGAAGTGAACGGCCACCTCTGGCACTTCCGCTATCCGCTGACGGATGGGTCTGGCTTTGTCGAAGTCGCGACGACGCGCCCAGAGACGATGCTGGGTGATACGGCTGTGGCGGTGAATCCAGGAGACACGCGCTATCAGCATCTCCTTGGCAAGACGATTCGCCTGCCCATCACCGGACGCGAAATTCCCATCATCGCCGACGACTACGTGGATGCCAGCTTTGGCACCGGTGCGGTGAAGATTACGCCCGCCCACGACCCCAACGACTTTGAAATGGGCAAGCGCCACAACCTGCCGTTCATCAACGTGATGAACAAAGACGGCACGATGAACGAAGTCGCCGGGCCGTTCCAGGGCCTCGACCGCTTCGAGGCCCGCAAGCAGGTGGTGCAGCGGCTCCAAGACGAGGGTTTCCTGGTCAAGGTTGAGGACTACAAGACCACCGTGCCCTACAGCGATCGCGGCAAAGTGCCCATCGAGCCGCTGCTTTCGACCCAGTGGTTTGTGAAAATTCGCCCCTTGGCCGATGCAGCGCTGGATCGCCTGGATAACTATAACGAACCGGAATTTATCCCCGAACGCTGGAAGAAGGTCTATCGCGACTGGCTGGTGAGCCTGCGCGACTGGTGCATCTCGCGGCAGCTTTGGTGGGGCCATCAGATTCCTGCCTACTACGCCGTCAGCGAGACGGGCGGCGAAATTACGGACGATACGCCCTTTGTGGTGGCGATGTCGGAAGATGAAGCGCGATCGCACCTGTTGGCCCGCTACGGCGATAGTGTGCAGATTCAGCAAGATCCCGACGTACTCGACACTTGGTTCTCTTCAGGACTCTGGCCCTTTTCTACGATGGGCTGGCCGGATCAGACAACTGACCTGGCGACCTACTATCCCACGACAACGCTCGTCACAGGGTTCGACATTATCTTTTTCTGGGTCGCCCGTATGACCATGATGGCGCAGCACTTTACGGGCAAAATGCCGTTCCAGTATGTCTACATTCACGGTCTGGTGCGGGACGAAAACAACAAGAAAATGTCGAAGTCGGCCAACAACGGCATCGACCCACTGCTGCTCATTAACAAGTACGGCACCGACGCACTGCGCTACACGCTGGTTAAAGAGGTTGTGGGTGCGGGGCAAGACATTCGCCTGGAATATAACCGCAAGACCGATGAATCGCCCTCAGTGGAGGCCTCGCGCAACTTTACCAACAAGCTGTGGAATGCCTCTCGGTTCGTGATGATGAACCTGGACGGACAGACCCCCGCGCAACTGGGAGAACCGGGATCAGAAGGGCTGGAGATGAGCGATCGCTGGATTCTCTCCCGCTATCACCAGACGATTCAGCAGACCCGCCACCAGATTGATAACTTCGGCCTAGGCGAAGCGGCGAAGGGGCTGTACGAGTTCATCTGGGGTGACTTTTGCGACTGGTATATTGAGCTAGTCAAATCGCGGCTTCAGGATACCAGCGCGGGCGATCGCCGTCGTGCAGCTCAGCAAACCCTGGCCACGGTGCTAGAGGGGACGCTGCGCCTGCTGCACCCGTTTATGCCGCATGTTACCGAGGAAATTTGGCATACGCTGACGCAAACGGGCGAAGAGGCAACTTTGGCGCTCCAGCCCTATCCCGTAGCCGATCCCCAGCGCATCAACTCTAATTTGGAGGATCAGTTTGGGCTAATCTTCGACACCATTCGCACGGTGCGGAACCTGCGGGCCGAGGCAGACATCAAACCGGGCGTGAAGATTCGCACCGTCCTGCAAACGGACAACGCCCAGGAACGAGCCATTCTCACTGCGGGGCAGACCTATATTAAAGATTTGGCAAAGATTGAGAGCCTGTCTATTCCAGAACCCGTGTCTGTGCCGACTACGCCCAGCGACTCGCTGCCTGCACCCAACGAGTTTGAGGCAGAGGCACTGCACCTGGCTCAAGAAGCCGCCGAAGCTGCCTACAAAGCGGTCGAAGGTGTGAACTTTGGCTCTCTGGAGCGCTATCGCAAGCTGATTGTAACGCTGGGCCTGGTGGTGGCGCTGGTGCTAGTGTCGCGGACGCTGCTGGCGACGGTGCATTCGCTGAATGGGCTGATTTTGGTCACGCCGCTGCTGAAACTGCTGGGCTTTGGATACACGATCTGGTTTGCCATCCGCTATCTCTCGACTTCTCAGAAGCGCCGTGAGTTTGGGGAGTTGGTCAATCGAGTGGTGACGGATATTCTGGGCGAAGCGTCGCCTTCTGATGCCAGGCCGACGATGCCCAAAATTCCGTCGCCGCAATCGACAAAGCCTTTGCCTGTGCCCCAAGTGCAGGAAGTGCCGACTCCGCCTGGGGGAACGCCGCAGGCGATGGTGGGCGTGGTGCGGACGGTGCAGGTGTCGGTGCCGCTGGCGGGTGTGGTGGACGTTGCTGCCCTGCGAGCTAAGCTGGAGAAGAATCTGGCCAAGACCACGGCAGAAGCCGAGAGCCTGCGATCGCGCTTGAGTAATGCCAATTTTGTCGATCGCGCTCCGGCAGAGGTGGTTCAGGGGGTGCGGGATGCTTTGGCAGAGGCGGAAACACAGGCTGCTATTCTGCGCGATCGCCTCTCCCGACTTTAG
- a CDS encoding GntR family transcriptional regulator → MTLSSLSVQRSKSLYEQTYEALRASILSGDLAPGQRLVETQLAERLQVSRTPIREAMRQLQRDTLVTADSSGGLRVASLSVEDVIQLYDCRLALEQFAVQRACQHATPEQVRSLEQLVAQSETLSKSQTEYSPEMLDLDYRFHRLIAESSGNRWLVSLLDQVFDKMALLRVQTTRRNPRVLEIRQEHRQIFETIQTGWRSRSEADITAAVAAIRTHLIASQARVTQEVENLQHGVDG, encoded by the coding sequence TTGACTCTCTCTTCCCTTTCGGTTCAACGTAGTAAATCCCTCTACGAGCAGACCTACGAAGCGCTGCGGGCCAGCATCTTGTCTGGAGATCTGGCTCCTGGGCAGCGGCTAGTAGAAACGCAGCTTGCCGAGCGACTCCAGGTCAGCCGCACGCCGATTCGCGAGGCGATGCGTCAGCTTCAGCGGGACACGCTGGTGACGGCCGACAGCAGCGGTGGGCTGCGGGTGGCCTCGCTATCGGTCGAAGACGTAATTCAGCTTTATGACTGTCGGCTGGCGCTGGAGCAGTTTGCCGTGCAGAGAGCCTGCCAACACGCCACACCAGAGCAAGTGCGATCGCTCGAACAGTTGGTGGCCCAGTCCGAAACCCTGAGCAAGTCCCAGACCGAATACAGCCCCGAAATGCTCGATCTGGACTATCGGTTTCATCGGCTGATTGCCGAAAGCTCTGGCAATCGCTGGCTGGTGTCGCTGCTGGATCAGGTGTTTGACAAGATGGCGCTACTGCGGGTGCAAACGACGCGCCGCAATCCCCGCGTACTGGAAATTCGGCAGGAGCATCGGCAGATCTTCGAGACGATTCAGACGGGCTGGCGATCGCGCTCTGAGGCCGACATCACCGCCGCCGTTGCTGCCATTCGGACGCACCTAATCGCCAGCCAAGCCCG
- a CDS encoding alpha/beta hydrolase: protein MSRVAGLVILLLSGVGLFLSLWTVVPAPTFALLPLGVGAPEISPLLMLVNGQVGLDAVVLFSASRRPAARRMARSAIALSLVALLLSSLPLLQLRGTVQQVDQAMRAALGDSYDLSPNASRRGRSRPFVFSDLLLGIPIPADVSAESIEYAAADGTPLRLVKYQPVVRPPEPMGAIVALYGGAWHTGDADDNAHFNQYLAARGYTVIALDYRHAPEHPFPAQLQDVQQGLQLIRQRAAAWGIAGDRLALLGWSAGAHLASLVAFQPGAVPVRGIVGYYGPVDLAEGYRNPPRPDPINTRALLEDFLSGTPDTRPAEYRAASPITYVRPGLPPVLLIYGDRDHVVKPEFGQQLYQALRANGNTAALIRLPWAEHAFDVIFRGIGGQIALYHVERFLDWAIAQ, encoded by the coding sequence ATGAGTCGTGTCGCAGGCTTGGTGATCTTGTTGCTCAGCGGGGTGGGGTTGTTTCTCAGCCTGTGGACGGTCGTGCCTGCGCCGACTTTTGCGCTGCTGCCGCTGGGGGTGGGAGCGCCGGAAATCAGCCCGCTTTTGATGCTGGTGAATGGGCAGGTGGGGCTGGATGCAGTCGTTCTCTTTTCCGCCAGCCGTCGTCCTGCGGCTCGGCGCATGGCCCGCAGCGCGATCGCCCTCAGCCTAGTTGCCCTCCTGCTCAGCAGCCTGCCGCTGTTGCAACTGCGGGGCACGGTGCAGCAGGTAGACCAGGCGATGCGAGCAGCCCTGGGAGACTCCTACGATCTGTCCCCAAATGCATCCCGACGCGGGCGATCGCGCCCATTTGTGTTTTCTGACCTGCTCTTGGGCATTCCGATTCCGGCGGACGTTTCTGCTGAATCCATCGAGTATGCTGCTGCGGATGGCACGCCGCTGCGCCTGGTGAAGTATCAGCCTGTGGTGCGGCCACCGGAGCCGATGGGGGCCATCGTTGCGCTCTATGGCGGTGCGTGGCACACGGGGGATGCTGACGATAATGCCCATTTCAACCAATACTTGGCGGCGCGGGGCTATACGGTGATCGCGCTGGACTATCGCCACGCGCCGGAGCATCCCTTCCCGGCGCAGCTTCAGGATGTGCAGCAGGGGCTACAACTGATTCGCCAGCGGGCCGCAGCGTGGGGAATTGCGGGCGATCGCCTTGCTCTGCTTGGCTGGTCGGCAGGCGCACACCTGGCCAGCCTGGTCGCCTTCCAGCCCGGTGCCGTGCCCGTGCGGGGAATCGTCGGCTACTACGGCCCGGTAGACCTAGCGGAGGGTTATCGCAATCCGCCGCGCCCCGACCCCATCAACACCCGCGCTTTGCTAGAAGACTTCCTGAGCGGCACGCCAGACACCCGACCCGCCGAATATCGCGCCGCCTCGCCGATTACTTATGTGCGCCCCGGTCTGCCGCCTGTGCTGCTGATCTACGGCGATCGCGACCATGTGGTCAAGCCGGAATTCGGCCAGCAGCTTTACCAAGCACTCCGCGCCAATGGCAACACCGCCGCCCTGATCCGCCTGCCCTGGGCAGAACACGCCTTCGATGTGATTTTTCGGGGCATTGGTGGCCAGATTGCGCTCTACCATGTGGAGCGGTTTTTGGATTGGGCGATCGCCCAGTAG
- a CDS encoding Rqc2 family fibronectin-binding protein produces the protein MQPVDYTTLMATCAELRVTWLPARLEQVVQRDRHTIALCLRTLDRRGWLTLSWHPQAARVCIDPPPPKGPDTFTFSQQLRHQLSGLALVAIEAIAPWERVLDFQFARRPGDPALWHLYVEIMGKYSNVVLTNADNQIVTVAHQVSAQQSSVRPVLTGQPYEFPPGLTESMPSLEEPLDRWQERVALIPGPLKRNLLKAYRGLSSALVLRLIAAAGLDPERQTDSLSLAEWERLGDRWRAWLTALRTEQFSPGWLSDGYTVLGWDDALPAESVQALLSRYYTDELNRQVFSQLRHQLNQRLTHLLNKLYAKAEDFQTRLAQSNEADRYRAQADLLMAHLHEWQPGLKSIELADFETGEPVNIALDPEKNAVQNAQALYKRHQKLRRSRQALEPLLAEVQAEITYLEQVQVAVLQVDTYTLPDDLDALEDIRNELIQQRYLDDPDQRYRGTAATNMNFRRYTTPSGFEVLIGRNNHQNDQLISRTATDYDLWFHSQEIPGSHVLLRLPAGVVPEDADLQFTADLAAYHSRAAQSEQVPVVYTEPRHVYKPKGARPGTVIYKQERVIWGQPQRARRWLESAASSAPVSTPEPVAP, from the coding sequence GTGCAACCCGTTGATTACACGACTCTGATGGCGACCTGCGCTGAACTGCGAGTGACCTGGCTCCCGGCTCGGCTGGAGCAGGTTGTGCAGCGCGATCGCCACACGATTGCCCTCTGCCTCCGCACGCTCGATCGGCGCGGCTGGCTTACGCTCTCCTGGCATCCGCAAGCGGCCAGAGTGTGCATCGACCCGCCGCCGCCCAAAGGCCCCGACACCTTCACCTTTAGTCAACAACTGCGGCATCAGCTTAGCGGACTGGCGCTGGTTGCGATAGAGGCGATCGCCCCCTGGGAGCGGGTGCTAGATTTTCAGTTTGCTCGACGACCCGGCGACCCTGCTCTATGGCATCTCTATGTGGAGATCATGGGCAAATACAGCAACGTAGTGTTAACAAATGCTGACAATCAAATCGTTACCGTGGCGCATCAGGTCAGCGCTCAGCAGTCCAGCGTGCGCCCGGTGCTGACGGGACAGCCCTACGAGTTTCCCCCCGGCTTGACCGAATCGATGCCCAGCCTAGAGGAGCCGCTCGATCGCTGGCAGGAGCGGGTGGCGCTGATTCCTGGCCCGCTCAAGCGCAACTTGCTGAAGGCCTATCGCGGGCTGAGTTCGGCGCTGGTGCTGCGGCTGATTGCGGCGGCAGGACTCGATCCGGAGCGCCAGACAGATTCGCTGAGTCTGGCGGAGTGGGAACGGTTGGGCGATCGCTGGCGGGCGTGGCTGACGGCGCTGCGAACCGAGCAGTTTTCCCCCGGCTGGCTGTCCGATGGCTACACCGTGCTGGGCTGGGACGATGCGCTTCCGGCTGAGTCAGTACAAGCGCTGCTCAGCCGCTATTACACCGACGAGCTAAACCGCCAGGTCTTCTCGCAACTCCGCCACCAGCTCAACCAGCGGCTGACCCATCTGCTCAACAAGCTCTACGCCAAAGCCGAAGATTTCCAGACCCGGCTGGCCCAGTCCAACGAGGCCGATCGCTATCGGGCGCAGGCGGATTTGCTCATGGCGCACCTGCACGAATGGCAGCCGGGGCTAAAATCCATTGAGCTAGCGGACTTTGAGACGGGCGAACCTGTCAACATTGCCCTTGATCCTGAAAAGAACGCCGTGCAGAATGCCCAGGCGCTTTACAAGCGACACCAAAAATTGCGGCGATCACGCCAGGCTCTTGAACCGCTGCTGGCCGAGGTGCAGGCAGAAATCACCTACCTGGAACAGGTGCAGGTTGCCGTCCTGCAAGTAGACACCTACACCCTGCCAGACGACCTAGACGCGCTCGAAGATATTCGCAATGAGCTCATCCAGCAGCGCTATCTCGATGACCCCGACCAGCGCTATCGAGGAACTGCGGCAACCAACATGAACTTCCGCCGCTACACCACACCCAGCGGCTTTGAGGTGCTGATCGGGCGCAACAATCACCAGAACGACCAGCTAATCTCGCGCACCGCGACCGACTACGATCTCTGGTTTCACAGTCAGGAAATTCCGGGGAGCCATGTCCTGCTGCGGCTTCCGGCGGGCGTAGTGCCAGAGGATGCCGACCTGCAATTTACGGCTGACTTGGCTGCTTACCACAGCCGCGCTGCCCAAAGTGAGCAGGTTCCCGTCGTCTACACGGAGCCGCGTCATGTGTATAAACCCAAGGGCGCACGACCCGGCACAGTGATCTACAAACAGGAGCGGGTGATTTGGGGACAGCCGCAGCGGGCTAGGCGTTGGCTGGAGTCTGCTGCCAGTTCTGCTCCCGTCTCTACGCCGGAACCCGTTGCGCCATGA
- the remA gene encoding extracellular matrix/biofilm regulator RemA produces the protein MDIRLINIGFGNIVSANRVIAIVSPESAPIKRIISDARDRGQLIDATYGRRTRAVIVTDSGHVVLSAIQPETVANRFMVSKDNSDD, from the coding sequence ATGGACATCCGGCTCATCAATATCGGCTTCGGGAATATCGTGTCTGCAAATCGGGTGATTGCCATTGTCAGCCCCGAATCAGCCCCCATCAAGCGTATCATCAGCGATGCCCGCGATCGCGGACAGTTAATTGATGCCACCTATGGTCGTCGCACTCGTGCTGTCATTGTGACCGATTCTGGACATGTGGTGTTGTCAGCGATTCAGCCCGAAACAGTCGCCAACCGCTTCATGGTGAGCAAAGACAACAGTGATGACTAG
- the gmk gene encoding guanylate kinase, with protein sequence MQERWSSGRLIVLTGPSGVGKGTLLKALMTRHPELYLSISATTRAPRPGEVDGQHYLFLSRAEFQALVDQGELLEWAEFAGNCYGTPRRPVEAAVQEGKWVILEIELEGARQIRDTFPEALRIFVLPPSLHELEHRLRGRGQDSEEAIARRLERARAEINAADEFDVQVVNDDLGLALDRIERILFPAADTLPDPAIALSERVKTP encoded by the coding sequence ATGCAAGAGCGTTGGTCAAGTGGCAGGCTAATTGTCCTAACTGGGCCGAGCGGGGTTGGCAAGGGCACGCTCTTGAAAGCCTTGATGACACGGCATCCTGAGCTTTATCTCTCGATCTCAGCGACGACTCGTGCGCCGCGTCCCGGAGAGGTCGATGGTCAGCACTACCTTTTTCTGAGTCGTGCCGAGTTTCAGGCGCTAGTTGACCAGGGGGAACTGTTGGAGTGGGCTGAGTTTGCAGGCAACTGCTACGGCACGCCCCGTCGTCCTGTGGAGGCAGCAGTTCAAGAGGGGAAGTGGGTCATTTTAGAAATTGAGCTAGAAGGGGCACGGCAAATTCGGGACACCTTCCCGGAGGCGCTGCGGATTTTTGTGCTGCCGCCTTCGCTGCATGAGCTAGAGCATCGCCTGCGGGGTCGGGGGCAAGATTCGGAAGAGGCGATCGCCCGTCGGCTGGAGCGGGCCCGCGCCGAAATCAATGCGGCTGACGAGTTTGATGTGCAGGTCGTCAACGATGATCTGGGTCTAGCCCTAGACCGCATTGAGCGAATTCTATTCCCAGCCGCAGATACCCTGCCAGACCCAGCGATCGCCCTCAGCGAAAGGGTCAAAACGCCCTGA